A stretch of the Sulfurospirillum sp. UCH001 genome encodes the following:
- a CDS encoding DHH family phosphoesterase → MNYTLHHLSHTDLDGYSCQMVSAHYFDSIQFYNSNYGKEINECFNQILASIQTSTSQKHVILITDLNLTMDQAKEFESKVNICDKEIMMFVLDHHKTGQECADAFEWYFLDSSRCATKITYDFFSALYGKDEKLSKYVDVVNAVDIWLENEPEFELGKVCMGLVSGAKEVNKVMFPDENSQYIFSLLNKAQEYFSCQEAHIALDDAIHSMKKSFFVSTKNDTLSNLVSAYNVILLTQNKEKMQISYKEYKGILTYNIGNVSVIGNDFLTANPDMDFFMDITSKKTISLRSNGKVDVSKIAAQIANGGGHHNASGGLLSNFKDAFIYDNIKSQVMSIIANKG, encoded by the coding sequence ATGAATTATACATTACACCACCTCTCGCACACAGATTTAGATGGCTACAGTTGCCAGATGGTGAGTGCACACTATTTTGATTCAATTCAATTTTATAACTCTAACTATGGCAAAGAGATCAACGAATGTTTTAATCAAATTTTAGCATCTATTCAAACCTCCACGTCCCAAAAACATGTTATTTTAATCACGGACTTAAACCTTACGATGGATCAAGCAAAAGAGTTTGAATCTAAAGTCAATATTTGCGATAAAGAAATTATGATGTTTGTCTTAGACCATCATAAAACAGGTCAAGAATGCGCAGATGCTTTTGAGTGGTATTTTCTTGATTCTAGCCGCTGTGCCACAAAAATTACCTATGATTTTTTCAGCGCATTGTATGGAAAAGATGAGAAGTTAAGTAAATATGTTGATGTCGTCAATGCCGTCGATATTTGGCTTGAAAATGAGCCGGAATTTGAGTTGGGTAAAGTCTGTATGGGACTTGTAAGTGGTGCTAAAGAAGTTAATAAAGTGATGTTTCCTGATGAGAATAGTCAGTACATCTTTTCATTACTGAATAAAGCACAAGAGTATTTTTCATGCCAAGAAGCACATATCGCTTTAGATGATGCTATACATAGTATGAAAAAATCATTTTTTGTATCCACTAAAAATGACACCTTAAGCAACCTCGTCTCTGCTTATAATGTCATCTTACTTACTCAAAATAAAGAAAAAATGCAGATTAGTTATAAAGAGTATAAAGGCATTTTAACCTATAACATTGGTAATGTCTCTGTCATTGGTAACGACTTTTTAACAGCAAATCCTGATATGGATTTCTTTATGGATATTACCTCCAAAAAAACGATTAGTTTACGCTCTAATGGTAAAGTGGATGTCAGTAAAATCGCAGCACAAATCGCGAACGGTGGCGGACACCACAATGCAAGCGGAGGACTTCTCAGCAACTTCAAAGATGCTTTTATCTATGATAACATCAAATCACAAGTGATGAGTATCATCGCGAATAAAGGATAA
- the cmoA gene encoding carboxy-S-adenosyl-L-methionine synthase CmoA → MDKVFSKPITKQFEFDEDVAVVFDDMLERSIPFYKEVIDLTCKTICLHLKEGSSVVDLGCSTANTLLALHKKSNKSYHLLGIDNAEAMLHIARQKVHAYGASIELVDADITQVELSQHDAIIANYMLQFIRPLQRPEFVAKIYEALNPNGLFIFSEKIVFEDKELNKQMIDLYYDFKRQQGYSDFEIAQKREALENVLIPYTEEENKAMLKNAGFNTIETIFKWGNFATFIAKKRV, encoded by the coding sequence ATGGATAAAGTATTTAGTAAGCCTATCACGAAACAATTTGAATTTGATGAAGACGTTGCCGTTGTTTTTGACGACATGCTAGAGCGCTCAATTCCTTTTTATAAAGAGGTGATTGATCTAACCTGTAAAACGATTTGTCTGCATCTAAAAGAAGGATCTAGTGTTGTTGATCTTGGGTGTTCAACCGCTAATACTCTGCTTGCTCTTCACAAAAAAAGCAATAAAAGCTATCATTTATTGGGTATTGATAATGCAGAAGCGATGTTACACATTGCACGTCAAAAGGTACATGCGTATGGTGCCTCTATAGAACTTGTAGATGCAGACATTACCCAAGTAGAACTAAGCCAGCACGATGCAATTATTGCTAATTATATGCTTCAATTTATTCGTCCACTTCAGCGTCCTGAATTTGTTGCTAAAATTTATGAAGCCTTAAATCCTAATGGACTTTTTATTTTTAGTGAAAAGATCGTTTTTGAAGATAAAGAGCTTAACAAACAGATGATTGACCTTTATTATGATTTTAAGCGACAACAAGGATATAGTGACTTTGAGATCGCTCAAAAACGTGAAGCACTTGAAAATGTTTTGATTCCTTATACGGAAGAAGAGAACAAAGCAATGTTAAAAAATGCGGGATTTAATACGATTGAAACCATTTTTAAATGGGGAAATTTCGCGACATTCATCGCGAAAAAGAGGGTGTAG
- a CDS encoding GGDEF domain-containing protein — MNKQLQELTDLTIKEIRNLEIVLPEIYRDIFYTKAKELGIKLSDIDKEAAMLYALRKIQFLKNETERSASALKENVINARIAITNKDNMALQFIENNIIELESKIISLQEELYIDELTRLYNRRWLFEKFLQDDHFKTNGLLAFIDINDFKEVNDQFGHIIGDKVLHVIGKVLKKVKNTTAVRYAGDEFLILSEKHNEEEIHKILHTVNQNLIKTPFKHNKEVFRIDFSFGVAAFKEKENFKKVLEESDLKMYNYKKSLK; from the coding sequence ATGAACAAGCAACTCCAAGAACTAACTGATCTGACTATCAAAGAAATACGAAATCTTGAAATTGTTTTACCAGAGATCTACCGTGATATTTTTTATACCAAGGCAAAAGAGCTAGGTATCAAACTGAGTGATATTGACAAAGAAGCAGCTATGCTTTATGCCTTGCGAAAAATTCAATTTTTAAAAAATGAAACTGAACGCTCAGCATCGGCACTTAAAGAAAATGTCATCAATGCACGAATAGCCATTACCAACAAAGATAATATGGCTCTTCAGTTTATCGAAAACAACATCATTGAGCTTGAATCAAAAATTATATCGCTACAAGAAGAACTATACATTGATGAGTTAACCCGTTTGTATAATCGAAGGTGGCTTTTTGAAAAATTTCTTCAAGATGACCACTTTAAAACAAATGGTCTTTTAGCCTTTATTGACATTAATGACTTTAAAGAAGTGAACGATCAATTTGGTCATATCATTGGAGACAAAGTCTTACATGTCATAGGAAAAGTTCTCAAAAAAGTTAAAAATACAACAGCAGTTCGTTATGCTGGTGATGAGTTTTTAATTTTGAGTGAAAAACATAACGAAGAAGAAATACATAAAATTTTACATACTGTGAATCAAAATCTTATTAAAACACCTTTTAAACACAATAAAGAAGTCTTTCGCATTGATTTTTCTTTTGGTGTTGCGGCATTCAAAGAGAAAGAAAATTTTAAAAAGGTTCTTGAAGAATCTGATCTTAAAATGTACAATTATAAGAAATCATTGAAATAA
- a CDS encoding bifunctional riboflavin kinase/FAD synthetase, producing the protein MLRRSTILKKESVDTLAIGSFDGIHVGHRQLLNHLGENGALFVVDKDQANLTPGIKRSEYAGYPCMFFHFLKIKHLSGEEFVALLKKEFINLKKIVVGYDFFFGQHRSCNAYDLKRLFDGEVIIVEEFSYQGVSVHSSLIREYLKEGRLEEANRFLGREYAITGDVISGQGLGKKELVPTLNLKVLEYLIPREGVYATRTRIGQKVYHSVSFVGVRKSTDHQFSVETHILDETIDAIEGAVEIFFVEFLRDNQKFSSLTELKQQIEKDIKEARKYLKTCKLYFNDFL; encoded by the coding sequence ATGTTGAGACGTTCTACTATTTTAAAAAAAGAGAGTGTTGATACATTAGCCATTGGTAGTTTTGATGGCATCCATGTAGGACACCGACAGCTTCTTAATCATTTAGGTGAAAATGGTGCGCTTTTTGTCGTTGACAAAGACCAAGCCAATCTAACACCTGGAATTAAGCGCAGTGAATATGCGGGTTATCCGTGTATGTTTTTTCATTTTTTAAAAATTAAACATCTCAGTGGTGAAGAGTTTGTTGCACTTCTAAAAAAAGAGTTTATCAATCTTAAAAAAATTGTTGTTGGATATGATTTCTTTTTTGGCCAGCATCGTTCCTGTAATGCGTATGACCTGAAACGACTTTTTGATGGAGAGGTCATTATCGTTGAAGAGTTCAGTTACCAAGGTGTTTCCGTTCATTCTAGTTTGATTCGAGAATACCTTAAAGAAGGTCGTTTAGAAGAAGCCAACCGTTTTTTAGGGCGCGAATATGCCATTACAGGTGATGTAATCTCTGGTCAAGGACTAGGGAAAAAAGAACTTGTTCCTACACTCAATCTCAAGGTCTTAGAATATCTTATTCCTCGTGAAGGGGTTTATGCAACACGTACACGTATAGGACAGAAGGTTTATCACTCGGTTTCTTTTGTTGGTGTTCGTAAAAGCACGGACCATCAATTCTCCGTAGAAACTCATATTTTAGATGAAACTATTGATGCGATTGAAGGTGCTGTAGAAATCTTTTTTGTAGAGTTTTTACGCGATAATCAAAAATTTAGTAGTCTTACAGAGCTAAAACAGCAAATAGAAAAAGATATCAAAGAAGCAAGAAAATATTTAAAAACGTGTAAACTTTATTTCAATGATTTCTTATAA
- a CDS encoding TlyA family RNA methyltransferase, with protein sequence MRLDSYLFEKGFAQSRNKAAELIKEGSVWLNGKVERKNSAEVGENDTIEVEKIAQYVSRAGLKLRGFINELALNVKDADVLDIGSSTGGFVQVWLEENVKSVTAVDVGSEQLHPSLKVDNRIILHENTDIRLFIPEKTYDVVSCDVSFIGIGALLEHIDCLAKKEIIILFKPQFEVGKDVKRTTKGVVKDGSAIMRAQHQFEAQTISLGWQLIDKRESLVKGKEGNVETFYYFKKREC encoded by the coding sequence ATGAGATTAGATAGTTATTTATTTGAAAAAGGTTTTGCGCAAAGCCGTAACAAAGCAGCGGAACTTATTAAAGAGGGTAGCGTTTGGCTCAATGGTAAAGTAGAGCGTAAAAACTCTGCAGAAGTTGGCGAAAACGATACTATTGAAGTTGAAAAAATTGCACAGTACGTCAGCCGTGCAGGATTAAAACTTCGTGGGTTTATTAATGAATTAGCGTTGAATGTAAAAGATGCTGATGTGCTTGATATTGGAAGTAGTACAGGTGGTTTTGTACAGGTTTGGTTAGAGGAAAATGTCAAAAGTGTGACCGCTGTTGATGTGGGAAGTGAGCAGTTACATCCAAGCCTAAAAGTCGATAACCGAATTATTTTACATGAAAATACTGATATTCGACTTTTTATACCTGAAAAAACCTATGATGTGGTCAGTTGTGATGTTTCATTTATCGGTATAGGTGCTCTTTTAGAACATATTGACTGTCTTGCGAAAAAAGAGATTATTATCTTATTTAAACCGCAGTTCGAAGTGGGAAAAGATGTTAAACGTACAACTAAAGGTGTCGTTAAAGATGGCTCGGCTATTATGCGCGCACAACATCAGTTTGAAGCACAAACGATAAGTCTTGGCTGGCAATTAATCGATAAAAGAGAATCACTTGTAAAAGGGAAAGAGGGGAATGTTGAGACGTTCTACTATTTTAAAAAAAGAGAGTGTTGA
- the ligA gene encoding NAD-dependent DNA ligase LigA, translated as MTHEEYLAKIDLANAWAKAYYVNDAPIASDEEYDKLYHEILKYEQENPLFTDENSPSRRVGGMVLEGFNKAEHKARMWSMEDVFDEADLDAWIERVKKVKESFTFYCEPKFDGASLNLIYENGSLKQAITRGDGSIGEDVTENVKTIGSIPLQIDYKELIEIRGEVVIKKADFEKLNHERLLSNEPLFANPRNAAAGSLRQLDTRITAKRKLMFYPWGIGVNTLPQSFLSEKMRFVYHLGFLQPPKIVVTQNVNDVHTLYAELIAKRDEIEMMMDGMVVKVDDVSLQEELGYTVKYPRWMVAFKFPAIEKVTILKDITLQVGRTGVVTPVAEVEAVNIEGVVVERATLHNFDEIERKDIRIGDSVIIIRSGDVIPKIIKVLHERRNGTEKSVERPLVCPVCGSELLDDGALIKCQNLSCDARVVGAIIHFASKKALNIDGLGDKIVEQLYAQQLVLHVKDLYALRLDQLLALEGFKEKKALNLLEAIEQSKGVSLEKFINALGIEHIGEVAAKKIARAFGLEWLEIGYEQIIALEGFGEEMAKSLIEFIHVNKQETYELMAIIKPIASKLEITESVFTGKTVVLTGSMSKPRDEIKEMLEKLGAKVSGSVSKKTDFVIFGEEAGSKLDKAMELGVKTLSENELNEMIL; from the coding sequence ATGACACACGAAGAGTACTTAGCCAAAATTGATTTAGCCAATGCATGGGCAAAGGCGTATTATGTGAATGATGCGCCTATCGCGAGTGATGAAGAGTACGATAAACTTTATCATGAAATTTTAAAATATGAACAAGAAAATCCACTTTTTACAGACGAAAATAGCCCTAGTAGGCGTGTCGGTGGAATGGTACTTGAAGGTTTTAATAAAGCAGAACATAAAGCACGTATGTGGAGTATGGAAGATGTGTTTGATGAAGCTGATCTTGATGCATGGATAGAACGCGTTAAAAAAGTCAAAGAGAGCTTTACATTTTACTGTGAACCAAAATTTGATGGAGCAAGTCTTAATCTCATTTATGAAAATGGCTCTTTGAAACAAGCGATTACAAGAGGCGATGGAAGTATTGGTGAGGATGTTACTGAAAATGTCAAAACTATTGGCTCCATTCCTTTGCAAATTGATTACAAAGAGTTGATTGAAATTCGTGGTGAAGTAGTTATTAAAAAAGCAGATTTTGAAAAGCTTAACCATGAACGACTTTTAAGTAATGAGCCGCTTTTTGCTAACCCTCGAAATGCAGCAGCTGGAAGTCTAAGACAACTTGATACACGCATTACGGCAAAGCGAAAATTGATGTTTTATCCATGGGGTATTGGCGTTAACACGCTACCTCAGAGCTTTTTGAGTGAAAAAATGCGCTTTGTTTACCATCTTGGATTCTTGCAACCCCCTAAAATTGTGGTAACACAAAATGTAAATGATGTCCATACGCTTTATGCAGAACTCATTGCCAAACGTGATGAGATCGAGATGATGATGGATGGCATGGTTGTTAAGGTTGATGATGTAAGTTTACAAGAAGAATTAGGTTATACGGTTAAGTACCCTAGATGGATGGTTGCTTTTAAATTTCCCGCAATTGAAAAAGTGACAATACTAAAAGACATTACCCTTCAAGTAGGACGAACAGGTGTCGTAACGCCTGTAGCAGAGGTAGAAGCGGTAAATATCGAAGGGGTAGTGGTTGAGAGAGCAACGCTGCATAACTTTGATGAGATAGAACGTAAAGATATTCGCATAGGGGATAGTGTCATTATCATCCGTAGTGGTGATGTGATTCCTAAAATTATCAAAGTGCTTCATGAAAGACGAAATGGTACAGAAAAAAGTGTAGAAAGACCGCTAGTTTGCCCTGTTTGTGGCAGTGAGCTATTAGATGATGGTGCACTGATCAAATGTCAAAATCTCTCATGTGACGCAAGGGTTGTTGGAGCAATTATTCACTTTGCATCCAAAAAAGCCCTAAATATTGACGGTCTTGGTGATAAAATAGTCGAACAACTTTATGCACAACAACTTGTATTGCATGTAAAAGATTTGTATGCACTAAGACTTGATCAGCTTTTAGCACTAGAAGGGTTTAAAGAGAAAAAAGCACTCAACCTTTTAGAAGCCATTGAACAGAGCAAAGGGGTAAGTTTAGAAAAATTTATCAATGCTTTGGGAATCGAACATATCGGTGAAGTGGCTGCTAAAAAAATTGCACGTGCTTTTGGGCTTGAATGGCTAGAAATTGGTTATGAGCAGATTATAGCGCTTGAAGGTTTTGGCGAAGAGATGGCAAAGAGCCTCATAGAGTTTATTCATGTAAATAAACAAGAAACCTATGAACTCATGGCTATTATCAAACCGATTGCTTCAAAACTAGAGATTACGGAGTCTGTATTCACAGGTAAAACAGTCGTCCTTACAGGCTCAATGAGTAAACCTCGTGATGAAATTAAAGAGATGCTTGAAAAATTAGGCGCAAAAGTAAGTGGAAGTGTCTCCAAAAAGACTGATTTTGTTATTTTTGGTGAAGAAGCAGGCAGTAAATTGGATAAAGCAATGGAACTTGGCGTCAAGACTCTAAGTGAAAATGAATTAAATGAGATGATTTTATGA
- a CDS encoding TSUP family transporter yields MEFEFYYYLIFLLTGLVAGFIDAIAGGGGIITIPVLLASGMPPHIALATNKLQGTFGSGMASINFIRKGFIKWSEVYIGVIYTFIGAALGTYAILLMDASILSKIIPLMLVGIFIYTLLSPKMGENDRHAYLSTHLFFFIFGLGIGFYDGFFGPGTGTFWTIALVTLLGLNLKKATAQTKVMNFTSNIVSLAVFLWSGNVLFVVGLLMGFGQLIGAYMGSNMVIKKEVKFIRTFFLTMVALTLLKLIYSSYIA; encoded by the coding sequence ATGGAGTTTGAGTTTTATTACTATCTTATTTTTCTTCTTACTGGGCTGGTCGCAGGTTTTATTGATGCGATTGCAGGTGGTGGGGGAATTATCACGATTCCTGTGCTTCTAGCATCAGGAATGCCTCCTCATATTGCTCTTGCAACCAATAAACTTCAAGGAACATTTGGTAGTGGTATGGCTTCTATCAATTTTATACGTAAAGGCTTTATAAAATGGTCTGAAGTGTACATTGGTGTCATTTATACCTTTATAGGTGCAGCGCTTGGAACTTACGCGATTTTGTTGATGGATGCAAGCATACTTTCAAAAATTATTCCACTGATGTTAGTAGGTATTTTTATCTACACGCTTTTATCGCCAAAAATGGGCGAAAATGATCGCCATGCTTACTTAAGTACACATCTCTTCTTTTTTATATTTGGACTTGGCATTGGTTTTTATGATGGTTTTTTCGGTCCAGGTACGGGTACATTCTGGACGATAGCATTAGTAACACTTTTAGGACTTAATCTCAAAAAAGCAACGGCTCAAACAAAGGTCATGAATTTTACAAGCAATATTGTCTCTCTAGCCGTTTTTTTATGGAGCGGTAATGTTCTTTTTGTCGTAGGATTGTTGATGGGGTTTGGTCAACTTATAGGAGCATATATGGGCTCAAATATGGTTATTAAAAAAGAAGTGAAGTTTATCCGCACATTCTTCTTAACGATGGTCGCCTTAACACTTTTAAAACTGATCTATAGTAGCTATATCGCATGA
- the folP gene encoding dihydropteroate synthase, which produces MKLYKLNSNSDVKSLFQNLGVTKEGSAILEQKSHLNFIYIKDLKSPAANILKQDALSIGADLAVPKETITCKNPLVDAILIANDKQLKELARKEKVQPFGLKEFAAHLNEFVVSPQDDFHVMGIINTNEDSFFQGSRFSGENALKHIETMIEEGASIIDLGGVSSRPGSLGVSDFEELARVKPIIDLIYEHKLFDKALFSLDSYSPVSLEYALQRGFSIVNDITALANDDVARVAAKYDATVVLMHMQGDPQSMQQEPFYENVLLEVDAFFEERIAKAKSFGIKKIVLDVGIGFGKSLEHNLKLLKHHEHFLHFGYPLLVGASRKSMIDKIIPTPIPERLAGSLALHLKAYEHGATILRVHDVKAHVQALSVLRALNLTI; this is translated from the coding sequence ATGAAACTTTATAAACTCAATTCTAACAGTGATGTAAAATCATTGTTCCAAAATTTAGGTGTTACCAAAGAGGGTAGTGCTATTTTGGAGCAAAAGTCACATCTTAATTTTATTTATATTAAAGATCTTAAATCCCCAGCTGCCAACATCCTCAAGCAAGATGCCCTCTCAATAGGTGCAGATTTGGCAGTGCCTAAAGAGACGATTACGTGTAAAAACCCTTTGGTTGATGCTATTTTAATCGCAAATGATAAACAGCTAAAAGAGCTAGCCCGCAAAGAAAAAGTGCAACCTTTTGGTTTAAAAGAGTTCGCAGCACATTTAAATGAATTTGTTGTGAGTCCTCAAGATGATTTCCATGTTATGGGTATTATCAATACCAATGAAGATAGCTTTTTTCAAGGGAGTCGTTTTAGTGGTGAGAATGCATTAAAACACATTGAAACAATGATAGAAGAGGGTGCAAGCATCATCGATCTTGGTGGTGTCTCAAGCCGACCAGGAAGTCTTGGTGTAAGTGATTTTGAAGAACTTGCTCGCGTAAAGCCTATTATTGATCTTATTTATGAGCATAAGCTTTTTGATAAAGCTCTTTTTTCTCTCGATAGCTACTCTCCCGTGTCTTTAGAGTATGCTCTTCAAAGAGGTTTTAGCATTGTTAATGACATCACTGCACTTGCAAATGATGATGTTGCTCGTGTAGCAGCAAAATACGATGCAACCGTTGTTTTGATGCATATGCAAGGAGATCCTCAAAGTATGCAACAAGAACCCTTTTATGAAAATGTCCTTTTAGAGGTTGATGCATTTTTTGAAGAACGTATTGCAAAAGCAAAAAGCTTTGGAATTAAAAAAATCGTATTAGACGTTGGAATTGGGTTTGGAAAGAGTTTAGAGCACAATTTGAAGCTTCTCAAGCATCATGAACATTTTTTACATTTTGGTTATCCATTGCTTGTTGGAGCAAGTCGGAAATCAATGATTGATAAAATTATTCCTACACCTATTCCTGAGCGTTTAGCTGGCTCATTAGCACTTCATTTAAAGGCATATGAACATGGTGCAACTATTTTACGTGTACATGATGTGAAAGCACATGTACAAGCTCTTAGTGTATTAAGAGCACTTAATCTTACTATTTAG
- a CDS encoding DNA polymerase III subunit delta': protein MSDEGILSHILICKNVEKAKESLQEEYAKERHLFFIKDEFLIDDAKEVIKEAYIAESANKYLILIAKGYRVEAQNALLKILEEPPRHIVFIVVAPSKTAFLPTIRSRLLHKELLVEQEVIHSGLNLSKLDLSDIYPFIQKHQSVEKTFLKELVQAIVFEAINEHHLRFSEKELEHFQKLLHLVELNTRAQTILTSLLLSIMLRKYR, encoded by the coding sequence ATGAGTGATGAAGGGATTCTTAGCCATATTTTAATTTGTAAAAATGTGGAAAAGGCCAAAGAGAGTCTGCAAGAAGAGTACGCTAAAGAGCGTCATCTTTTTTTTATTAAAGATGAGTTTTTGATTGATGATGCCAAAGAGGTTATCAAAGAGGCGTACATTGCGGAATCTGCTAATAAATATCTGATTCTTATTGCTAAAGGGTATCGTGTAGAAGCACAAAATGCTCTTCTGAAAATTCTTGAAGAGCCACCAAGGCATATTGTTTTCATTGTTGTTGCACCTTCCAAAACAGCTTTTTTACCAACCATTCGTTCACGTTTACTTCATAAAGAGTTATTGGTCGAACAAGAGGTGATCCATAGCGGACTAAATCTTTCAAAGCTTGATCTTAGTGATATTTATCCTTTTATTCAAAAGCATCAAAGTGTTGAAAAAACATTTCTCAAAGAGCTTGTACAAGCTATTGTTTTTGAAGCTATCAATGAACACCACTTACGCTTTAGTGAAAAAGAGCTAGAGCATTTTCAAAAGCTTCTCCATTTGGTTGAGCTTAATACCAGAGCACAGACTATTTTAACATCCCTTTTACTTTCAATTATGCTGAGAAAATACCGATGA
- a CDS encoding HobA family DNA replication regulator — translation MQQFLKWTLEEIRKDGSTMSWMEEKRFEWVPLAASMLKNLLDGHTFIVITDDDRAWFCHYMLRAINNHHKNRPLLPFLSLQTLYPNLYQVKTKEDIELLENMLSQAFPSGYTFFYVGKNSDIKMQIAKRKDDSFMWIMDEHVQNSFYLLSDDDSLDIKLIQLFRLLDKSIDAVLFAEVTFENE, via the coding sequence ATGCAACAATTTTTAAAGTGGACACTTGAAGAGATCCGCAAAGACGGCTCTACGATGAGTTGGATGGAAGAGAAGAGGTTCGAATGGGTACCTCTTGCTGCTTCCATGCTGAAAAATCTTCTCGATGGACATACTTTTATTGTGATTACGGACGATGATAGAGCATGGTTCTGCCACTATATGCTTAGAGCCATCAATAATCACCATAAAAATAGACCGCTTTTGCCATTTTTATCGCTGCAAACGCTTTATCCTAACTTGTATCAAGTAAAAACAAAAGAAGATATAGAGCTTCTAGAAAATATGCTCTCACAAGCATTCCCAAGTGGTTATACATTCTTTTATGTAGGAAAGAATAGCGACATAAAAATGCAGATTGCTAAACGTAAAGATGATAGTTTTATGTGGATTATGGATGAACACGTTCAAAATAGCTTTTATCTTTTAAGTGATGACGATAGTTTAGATATTAAATTAATTCAGCTTTTCAGACTTCTTGATAAAAGTATTGATGCCGTACTTTTTGCTGAGGTTACCTTTGAAAATGAGTGA
- a CDS encoding aspartate kinase: MLIVQKYGGTSVGNVERIDAVAQRVIESKKEGHDLVVVVSAMSGETNKLLDFAGFYSSTPNQREVDVLLSAGERVTSALLAIALEAKGYEAVSMSGRKAGIVTDDVHTKARIEHIDTAAMKAALKTGKIIVVAGFQGVTENGEVTTLGRGGSDLSAVAIAGALEADLCEIYTDVDGVYTTDPRIEPKAKKLDKISYDEMLELASLGAKVLQSRSVEMAKKLNVNLVTRSSFNHNEGTLITKEDNIMEQPLVSGIALDKNQARVTLRGVTDKPGIAAEIFKKLADCNVNVDMIIQNVGHDGTTNLGFTVPQNELEMTKAAMSELRASDVMEYDSDIVKVSVVGVGMKSHSGVACKAFDTMAKEGINIEMISTSEIKISMVIQAKYGELAVRALHSAYQLDK; the protein is encoded by the coding sequence ATGTTAATCGTTCAAAAATACGGAGGAACGAGTGTTGGCAATGTTGAGCGTATCGATGCCGTTGCTCAAAGAGTTATTGAGAGCAAAAAAGAAGGGCATGATCTTGTTGTAGTCGTTTCAGCGATGAGTGGCGAGACCAATAAGCTTTTAGATTTTGCAGGATTTTACAGCTCTACACCTAACCAACGCGAAGTTGATGTACTTCTTAGTGCAGGTGAGCGTGTAACCAGTGCACTTTTAGCCATTGCTCTTGAAGCCAAAGGGTATGAAGCTGTTTCTATGAGTGGTCGTAAAGCAGGTATTGTAACGGATGATGTACATACAAAAGCGAGAATTGAACACATCGATACAGCGGCGATGAAAGCAGCATTAAAAACGGGCAAGATTATTGTTGTCGCTGGTTTCCAAGGTGTAACAGAAAATGGTGAAGTTACGACATTGGGACGTGGTGGAAGTGACCTTTCTGCTGTAGCAATTGCAGGTGCTCTTGAAGCAGATCTTTGCGAGATTTATACCGATGTAGATGGTGTTTACACAACCGATCCTCGTATTGAGCCAAAAGCAAAAAAACTTGATAAAATCAGTTATGACGAAATGTTAGAACTTGCAAGCCTTGGAGCAAAAGTACTCCAAAGTCGCTCTGTTGAGATGGCTAAAAAATTGAATGTCAATTTGGTCACTCGTAGCAGTTTTAACCACAATGAAGGAACACTTATAACAAAGGAAGATAATATTATGGAACAACCATTAGTTAGCGGTATTGCACTCGATAAAAATCAAGCTAGAGTTACTTTACGTGGTGTTACAGATAAACCAGGCATTGCAGCTGAGATTTTCAAGAAATTGGCTGATTGTAACGTTAACGTTGATATGATTATTCAAAATGTTGGACACGATGGTACTACCAATCTTGGATTTACTGTACCTCAAAACGAACTTGAAATGACAAAAGCTGCTATGAGCGAACTTAGAGCAAGTGATGTTATGGAGTACGATAGCGACATCGTAAAAGTATCTGTTGTCGGTGTTGGTATGAAATCACACAGCGGTGTTGCGTGTAAAGCGTTTGACACTATGGCTAAAGAGGGAATTAATATCGAAATGATCAGTACCAGCGAGATTAAAATCTCTATGGTTATTCAAGCAAAATATGGTGAGTTAGCAGTACGTGCACTTCATAGCGCATACCAATTGGACAAATAA